In a genomic window of Mercenaria mercenaria strain notata chromosome 19, MADL_Memer_1, whole genome shotgun sequence:
- the LOC123542446 gene encoding acetylcholine-gated ion channel acc-4-like produces MALLVYSPKRHRKGPKVAEDSSVYSTVNSGKTPSIVGLENLRIEPSQEFIVETMPTPNSLTYHPVSTTPNKKTYRPHPTPRWEGRKKTTVHVAVTFLKIGEVETIKEYFEADVYIQARWREPLLDKTKTTVSDFTQFWNPELVLQNVFEDPKEQIWHEVRYMQHGEAFIYEMRRVKGKFMETMELNDFPFDVQGISMVLSSELTKDVLDIVEDKEEISSIYVDCFSDSQEWELYNFVEMDPLDISAQYTRARISYPGVIATCCVSRRAGFFAWNVLVIVNLLTIFAFTTFAVAPTLTQNRLQLSFILMLASISFRFVTNQSIPKISYLTHLDRYVLVSMMFSGFITLWHAVLSRFKYNANLQSKMDFYAFILFAIGYFFFQMLFILIMLYQRHMKLKNIKTREKKYRFKVQNFAGELWSTLKAEVTDGAFSLGLRNKSNIHTRPR; encoded by the exons ATGGCGCTCCTCGTATATTCTCCTAAGCGTCACCGGAAAGGTCCGAAAGTAGCCGAAGACAGTTCTGTATACAGCACAGTAAATTCTGGGAAAACACCTTCCATCGTTGGACTTGAAAATTTGAGAATCGAACCATCTCAGGAATTTATCGTTGAAACGATGCCGACCCCTAACAGTCTAACATATCACCCAGTATCTACAACGCCAAATAAAAAGACTTATAGGCCACACCCGACACCTCGGTGGGAAGGCAGAAAAAAGACAACTGTTCATGTTGCAGTGACGTTTCTTAAAATAGGAGAAGTAGAAACAATTAAGGAATATTTCGAAGCGGACGTTTATATTCAAGCTAGATGGAGAGAGCCTCTACTAGATAAAACAAAG ACAACTGTTTCAGACTTTACCCAGTTTTGGAACCCCGAGTTGGTATTGCAGAATGTATTCGAGGACCCGAAAGAGCAGATCTGGCATGAGGTGCGGTATATGCAACATGGAGAGGCATTTATATACGAAATGAGACGTGTCAAGGGAAAGTTTATGGAGACGATGGAGTTGAATGATTTTCCATTCGACGTACAG GGTATTTCAATGGTGCTGTCATCTGAATTAACAAAAGACGTTTTGGACATTGTTGAAGATAAAGAGGAAATCAGCTCTATATATGTTGACTGTTTTTCGGATAGTCAG GAATGGGAGCTTTACAACTTCGTTGAGATGGACCCTCTAGATATTTCTGCACAATACACACGTGCACGAATTAGTTACCCAGGAGTAATAGCCACATGTTGTGTGTCAAGAAGAGCAGGATTCTTTGCTTGGAACGTACTGGTGATTGTG aATCTACTAACCATTTTCGCTTTTACGACATTTGCCGTGGCACCGACCTTGACACAGAACAGATTACAGTTGTCATTCATTTTGATGTTGGCGTCGATCAGCTTCCGGTTTGTGACAAACCAAAGTATTCCAAAAATATCCTACCTTACACATCTT GACCGTTATGTGCTGGTGTCAATGATGTTCAGTGGATTCATTACATTATGGCACGCAGTTCTATCCAGGTTCAAGTATAACGCCAACCTTCAGAGCAAGATGGACTTCTATGCATTTATCTTGTTCGCCATTGGGTACTTCTTTTTCCAGATGCTTTTCATACTTATCATGTTATACCAG CGCCATATGAAGCTGAAAAACATAAAGACAAGGGAAAAGAAATACAGG tttaaagttcAAAACTTTGCCGGAGAATTATGGAGCACACTGAAAGCGGAAGTGACTGATGGTGCCTTCTCCCTGGGCCTGCGCAATAAGAGCAACATACACACACGACCGAGGTAG